From a region of the Primulina eburnea isolate SZY01 chromosome 7, ASM2296580v1, whole genome shotgun sequence genome:
- the LOC140837167 gene encoding metalloendoproteinase 2-MMP-like produces the protein MKLPLLIISLLIFFVNPAPISAHFFPNITSIPASLIPNGTGWEAFNNLAGCRHGMKVDGLPKLKKYFQYFGYLNSSYADFSDEFDDPFESAVKIYQLNFNLDTTGVIDAPTLKHIVQPRCGNPDMVNGTSTMRFGKPPSTNSTIHTIAHYSFFPNRPRWPARKSELTYAFSPENQVPPNVQSLFTRAFDRWSEVTTLTFTQITSFRQADIKIGFFSGDHGDGEPFDGVLGTLAHAFAPTVGRLHLDNDENWVIDGDFINAAPLSAVDLESVAVHEIGHLLGLGHSSVEESIMYPSIPSGVRKVELANDDITGIQELYGSNPNYNGSGPVLTPRQDRDSNSGHSLSGRGVLFIVVGLFSLLFV, from the coding sequence ATGAAGTTACCGTTGCTGATAATCTCTCTGCTGATCTTTTTCGTCAATCCAGCTCCGATTTCGGCACATTTCTTccccaatatcacatcaatcCCGGCATCGTTGATCCCCAATGGCACAGGTTGGGAGGCGTTTAACAATCTTGCGGGCTGCAGACATGGGATGAAAGTCGATGGGTTACCTAAGCTCAAGAAATACTTCCAGTATTTCGGGTACCTTAATTCTTCTTACGCGGATTTCTCCGACGAATTCGACGACCCCTTCGAGTCCGCCGTCAAAATCTACCAGCTCAACTTCAACCTCGACACCACCGGAGTGATAGATGCGCCGACTTTGAAGCACATCGTGCAGCCCCGATGCGGCAACCCCGATATGGTCAACGGGACTTCCACAATGCGTTTCGGGAAACCACCAAGCACAAATTCGACGATCCACACGATTGCCCATTACTCGTTCTTCCCCAACCGACCCCGATGGCCGGCCAGAAAAAGTGAGCTCACGTACGCCTTCTCTCCGGAGAATCAGGTGCCGCCAAACGTCCAGAGCCTGTTCACACGCGCTTTCGACCGGTGGTCAGAGGTGACCACGCTGACTTTCACGCAGATTACATCGTTCCGGCAGGCGGACATCAAGATCGGGTTCTTCAGCGGCGACCACGGCGATGGCGAGCCGTTCGACGGGGTCCTGGGCACGCTGGCGCACGCGTTCGCGCCGACGGTTGGGAGGCTGCATCTGGACAACGACGAGAACTGGGTGATCGACGGCGACTTCATCAACGCCGCCCCGCTGTCGGCCGTGGACCTCGAATCGGTGGCGGTTCACGAGATCGGGCACTTACTCGGGTTGGGTCACAGCTCGGTCGAAGAATCGATAATGTACCCGAGTATTCCATCGGGTGTGAGGAAAGTGGAGCTAGCAAACGATGATATTACGGGTATCCAAGAGCTATACGGGTCGAACCCGAACTACAATGGGTCGGGCCCTGTTTTGACTCCACGACAGGATAGGGATTCCAATTCGGGTCATTCGTTGTCGGGTCGTGGGGTTCTCTTtattgttgttggattattttctttattatttgtttga